The stretch of DNA GGCTGTGATTGCTGCTACTGGTGCCGTTGAGGGTCGTCTGCAGGGATAGTTCCGTCTTGGGCTCCTCCATGACCAGCTGCAGCTCGGGCACAATCTCGTTGTCGTCGCTATTCGAGCCATCCTCGCTGTTGTCCAGCTCGATGATGTCGTAGCCCTCGGAGGCGTCGATCTTCAGGTGCTCCGGATCGGGATAGAGGAAGCTATTGCTGTCGTTGTCACTACCCGCCCCGTTTTGGGGCGCCACATAGCTCTGGGATTTCTTGACATTATACGTTTGGGCCGTGTTCTGCAGGAAGGAGAGATCCTCGGTGAAGCGCCGCTTGCGCACATTCGGATTCGCCTGTCCCGTCTCAATGGCCTTCACCTCCTGCAGATAGTTGTAGCGTATGTTCTTCCATTTGGTCTGCAGGAATCGAGCTGTGGTGAAAAAGAGGGTGGTTTTGCTGAGACAATCTACGCAGTTTGCCAAACAAATACTCACAGGAGGCGCCCAGTTCGTTGGCGATGCGATCCCATATGTCCACTCGCACCGGATTGCGGCGATAATGCGGATGGCTGACATCGTAGATGGCCGGATTGGCGCGCACCAGCTTTATCAGGCGATCGTCTGCAGGCAATAGGATTTGTGGGAAAAATCGTTAAAATCTGCTTCGCTTTCTACGTTTCTTCGCAGCACAGTAGAAAACAGCAACCCCTAAGCACAGAAGACACATCCTTCGCTTTGGGGGTTGATTCTGCGAGCCCCGGTGGCTGTCGCTCAGATTCTGATTCTGAATCCGAGTCCATTGTGTACCGAGGGAAACTCACCGAACTCGGGTCCTGTGGTCTCGCGCTCCGCGTAGTAGCGCTGCATCTTCTCCGACTTGGAACTGATGTCCTGGTTTCCGCTTCTCCTGCTCATCGCGACTTGGTTTTCCCTTGTACTAGTTTGTATAGTTTCGCGAGTCAGTTGGCCATAGGCGACCGCTTTCTTCCTTTTTCCGGACCTTCAAGACGGCTCTCGCTGGCGATtctaaaagtttattttgctGCGACCGATTTACCGTTCGACTCTCCTGCGTTCTcttcgttttggttttacgCGCTCTGCGCAGACTCAAATCGGCTGGTCTTGGCGCTTGGCCAGATTTAGGCCCTTTTGCGGCCGCCTATCGATTGCGCGTAAAGGGTATCGAAAGGAAGACTCGGATAAGGTGGCAGCACTACACGATTGGcgcgtaatttaaaatttcttaggTGGCAACTAATTTCTAGCTTCTAGGCTTATTTTAgctaataaaatacataaaagcGAATTTAAGAGTAAGATTCtgcctttttatatttatcacctttttttaaattgatttaggAGCTTAAAAAGCTTCGAAATGAGGCATATCACATATTCGACAGGTGTTTTATCTCAAATTCTTCTGTTTATACTTATACACATACCGCCAATCcactaaaaacaaacaatggaTAGGTAAATTTGACATGGAgcgcttatttatttaaaaatacttttcaattaaaacaatACAAACAGTAGAAAAAGAGTGAGAGTTGAGCTTCTAAGCAGCATTCACGAAGGCACCGGCGAAGAGGATGTTCTTCTTGTTCCAGATTACGTATAGGAAGGGCCGATCCGCCTGGAACTGCAGGGGGAAGGTCATCATGCGGGTCATCATGATCATGCCGGTGGCGGCCGCCGCCTCCGTGCCCTCCTCATTCACCTCGATGGTGGCCTTGTGCAGGACATTGGACACAAAGACGCCCTCGGGAGAGTCCAGGAGATTATTGAACTCGGCTCCGTCGGTGAACATTTTCGTGATGCCCAACTgaaagtaaaaacaaataaacaccaGGTAAATAACTAATGAGGTCATAGCCGCTAGAGGGTTTGTGATCGATAAGATAGGTGCGTCACATCCGACTGCAGCTAAAAGTTCTTCAACTTTATGGGGTTCGTGGGTTCTGATACCTGATCTTTAAAACGAGCCGGTATATGGCAGAccattttgcttatctaagaCACCTTAACGGCGATAAGCtactaaaaataatacacACATCAATCGAGGGAATTTTTAAGATAAGaactcaataaatattttcgggGGCGGTTTGCAGTACTGCAACGTGTCTATAAAGTGGAATATTTCTGCGTTTTATCAGGGAATTTAGTGGGCTACTGCTAATAATAGCTGATTATTTCACCTTAAACACGCAACTTGACTTATAAGGAAGTCATTTGTTAGAAAATGCGGTCAAGGAACTGTgacaaattatgtaaaaacgAAAGTTGACCATGAACAGAGCTTAATTGTGTCAAATGTGGGTCGCCACAAGCTAATTTCTCTAAGCAAAAGGTATTTTCAGCTTACCTGCTTCAGTTTCTCGGCCAATTCCAGGGAGTAATCCACCTTGAACTTGGGGAACTTCACATGAACCTCCTCCACGGTCAACTTATCGGCCAGATCCACCAGGTTGACGCTCTTGAGCTTCTCGGCGAGGGCGAAAATGCCCGTTCTTTCCTGCGGCAGCAGGACAAACATGGAGAGATCCGAGTCCTGGTAGGGCATCTCGAGGGCAGTGCAGCCCAAATCCTCAAAGTAGCCATAGTTGAACTTGGCCTTCTGGTTCATGTACTTCACCCTGacctgctcctcctcgcccACCCAGAAATCGTCCTCCTCGGTGCGCTCCTCGTTGAACTTGTGCGCCCAGCTGCCCTTGAAGTGCAGGGCATTGACCAGGACGAGGCGGGTGAGGTCCGAGAAGGAGTCGGCGCTCACCAGCTCCGTGATCTTGCCCTGCGTCTTGGCATTCACCCAGGCATTGATGGCCTGGGCGGCGGCGTCGCTGAGGGCAAAGTTAATGGACTCGGCCTCCGAATGATACTGCTCCTTGATGGCCGCCTGGTAGTCCGGTTTCAGCTGCTTGCCCTCCTGAACGTACAGCTTGTTGGCCACGCGCAGCAGGTTGCTATTGCGATACTTCTCCAGGACGAACTGGAAAGTCTGGGCAACCTCAGGCGGAAAGTTTGAGACAAAGTGCAAAGCCTTGGCTATCTCGTCGGCGGTTTCGCCCTGCGAACCGGCAAAAGCCAAGGCGATGCAGGTTTGGATGGAGAAGGGCGAGAAGACCACGTTCTCCTTGAGGCCACCGGCGCTCAAAAGCTGGAAAAGTTCCGTGGTGAAACGGGCGCCGCCACGGGCAAATTCCAAATTGAAATCGAACATTTCGATGGGCTGGGAGATTGTGGGTGTGTGCTGTGTGGTCGCGGAATTGCGTGTACTTGTTTTCTGGCCCGCTGTCTACACCGGAATGTCTTAAATGCCGTTCGGGGCCACAACAAAAGTGAAAACAGGCATCGGCTGCCGGCGGATGAGTCACTTTCCAAAGCAAACATCATCAAAACAGCCGAGTAGAATAGGCGGCGTCACCGCTCCCCTTTCAGCGCCCCTGCCATCTTGGGGGTTTCCCTAAGGTCAGGACACCTATTTTTAGCCATTTTAGTATAGTTTCAGTGGTTTTCATGCAggaattttgtaaacaaagtTTTTAATCCAATTCCGCAATGTGACCGCAGGCCTTGGCGccaaaaaatattaccaaGAAATACTGAAAAATATACTAGCAAGAAACAACGGAAGATGGTCTTCCCAATTTGTTATcgaattcaaaaaattaattctttttgaaagtaattaaaataaaaaatttttttactaatatacaaaacatataaaaataaaaaatgtatttaaaaagctTTGCCCAGTGCTTAAATGGGTAGTCTAGGTTATATTTATTAGCTCAGCGAGAtcaacattttgtttatatattagGTAATATAATAacacacaaatgaaaaatagCTCAATGCAATCACTAAAACGGAAAGCAAGATTAAAATTATGTGGTAAAAGTTAAAGCAAAGcggacttttaaaattactttaaagtAAGAGCTTTGTGTCTAGTTGAATGTCTTTTAGCTTTTGGTTTTGTAACAATAtccttaacatttttttgcaaaatttcaTCTTCGATCTTAATTTTACAATCAGACTGCTCGATGGTGTCACATAGTGAAGTACCGTATTGGTCTTCCTCGAATACGTCTTCTTCCAGGGTCTCGTTTTTCACTACGCAATCGAATTGGTCCCTTTGATCCGGGCCATTAATATTATGACCCCTTTCCTTTTTaacttgtttaaaatattgagAAGGGACATCTTCATCATTGTCTGATACTCTGCACACTTGTTCCTCGAGTAAGTTCTCCTCatcctcctgctccttttTAAACTGGCTGTAAGATTGATTTATCTCGATGGCATTTTGCGCAGCCTGCAGGCATTCAATGCAAATGTTTTTGGAGAATGAGTCTCCTTTCTCAATTTTAAAGCCAGTGCACTTAGAAATCAGAAATGGAATGGATACTTTAACTCCTGGTATCTCTTCAAATATATTGAACATGCTTTCACTTTTTCCGAGGCAAACACGGCACATGGACGACACCATCGCCCTAAAAtgaaattgtttattaataattgtatGGGAATTGCTTAAATTTAGAATTACTCACAAATCCTAatgtttatttacatattgCATTAGAGAAGAGATAATTTTTGCTGATGCAGTCGATATTAGTTGTGGAAATATTAGGGTGATTCCAGAAATGGTGGCTTATCGAAAAGGAGTTCCCCACTATatgaacattttatttaaaattgattttataaaaattaaacggGAGACAATATCCTCTCCTCCAATCAAACGGTTCCATTataaaaagaacattaaaatatgtttgtagaattacttaaatttaaattttagattgCTAACCCCCAAATGTTATCGATTTCGATAGGAAAAAATACCAGACCCGCCCGGTTGTGGCCCGCAGCCCTGGCGCTTCTGCGCGCGCGCTTTCCAACACCGTCGCGCAACCCACCCCGCTTCCCGCTCGCCCACAAGCCATTATTTTTCGAGTTTCATCCGCAGCCACAGTGCAAAATAGgtttatcaatttaatttaagtgttAAAGTAGTTGTAAAGTGTTTTTTAAGTTGCGCACGCGATCGAGGCCACCCCGCATGGATTCCTAGCTGTATGGTGCATGTGCCCGCCGATCGATTGGAGTTTTAGCCATTCAGTTGATGTGATTTTCCCGTGACTTTTGCGTACGAAAATCGCTTTGGGAACGGAAGAAGGTGAAGGTGAGTTGCGTTGCGTTGCGGTTGCGACTGCAGATCGGTTATGCCACTCTCGATTCGGAATGGGATTCGGAATGGGGGTTACGGAATTATGGAATCGGAATTCGCGGATCTGGGTCCTTGAACCCCCTGCAATTGCAATTCCAATGGCAAATGCACGGAACCTGAATTGCGCACTGCAGCTGCATTTTATCCGATTTCACCAAAACAGCCCGACGGCGACCTTAAGAACCAGAAAAGTGCAACAAGGAGTGGTTGCTCACCATCTTGGCATCGAATCAGCCGAACGGAGTGAACCCTTCTACCCGCCGCCTGTCACAATTTGATTTAGGCCGTTGTCGTCGCTTCAGTTGCATTTccacatatatacatatatatatatccatttgcatttcttatttatatgCGCTGCATGCAGTAGTTGCAACTTGTTTACGCACAATCGCCGCACAAAGAGACACCTCCAGGGCCTTTGTGCGGCCAGGGAAAAcattgtatatgtatgtatcatCCTTGTTTCCTCCTTTCTTGCAGCTGCGGTCGCTGGCTTAATCGGGAGTCCTAAAGGTTACAGCTCCACAGAATGCAGCACAACGTTCACGCCGCCCGGCCAGCGCCCCACATCCGGGCTGCCCACCATCACAGCCACAGCCACAGCCATGCCCACATGCATCTGCATCCCGGCATGGAGCAGCACCTGGCCTCCagtctgcagcagcagcagccgccccAGCAGCCGCCACATCGCGACCATCTCCATGCACGGTAAGGAATCGATTCCAGGATACTAGGAGGGATTGGAGCTGGCATATGATATATTGTAAACTTTTTAGGCGCAGAAAGATAGTTGATAGTTTGATATTAGATTTTATACAGGTCAATACATCACTTAAATATCCCGGGaattttataacctttatatTCATACTTGTATCTTAGGAAAAGAAGCCTCTCCTTGTTTTAATAGGACTTTAGATGATAGTTGATATTCAGATATTAGATTAGAAAAAGGTCAATAGATCACTTAAATATCCCGGGGATGTTATACCTTCATATTTATGCTTGGAAAAAGAAACCTCTCCTTGTTTCAATAGGATTTTAGGGAGGCTAAATATCCCCTTGCTTCAGTTACTCATTGTCAAGATAAATGGATTACCTGACTAGAATGGATCATCTAAGATCctacacagaaaataaaatggtaatggtcaatttgatatttttaaaatcttttttttatattatttgctcaaaaaatactaaattcggtatttttatgatatgattAAATATCATggtgatatgtttgaatcttaaatttgacataaatcatatcggctttatattgatatgaaataaggtagaaataaccctatttcatatcggttttttctctgttctgcaaaaaattatatttccaaaGTTAGTGCACTTCTGCCTACCTAAACCCAAAAGTTTTGGGCCAAAACTGTATTCCTTCCTTAATTGGAAGGTTTTCCCGAACACAGTTAAATTTATACTAGACAATAGGAACCCTGAAAAGGGGTCAGATTTCCCTTCGCCTAGTTGGATCTCGTTTAATAGGTAGCCTCAACTTGGTTCCGTTGGATCTCAGAATCTCAGGATCTCAGCTCCTTTTCTTCGTTGGATCTCAGAGAGATGCCACATCGCCTGTGGATCGGATCGCCAGCTTGTCTGCGCTTTATGCGTTGCGGCAATTATGTTAATTCCTGTCACTGACAATCGGTGTGAGACTCATCATCCCATTTTCTCAactcataaattataatttcagtggCTCTTTGTTCTTTCGCGCTCAGCATGACTTCCGCTCGATGATAACGGGTTTGCCCGGCCGACTGCGCTGCAATTATCCTTGACGTTCGCGAGGATCCTTCGGCCTCTCGGCCTCTAGTCCTCTAGGAGTTCAGGCTCCTCGCTCGCATTGTCTGCGATCATATGTTTTGTCCAACTCTCAGTTGAACCTCTCATCCAGTTCCGCCTTCAGTTGCGTTTTGCCTGCCGCTCGGATCGGGTCGCTCACATGAATTTACCGGCGGTTGAAGTAAACTTGAAGTTTTAACGCACTTTTGCGTACGATTTCCCAACGATCATGAAACACTTTCATCAGTGCCAAGTGAGAGGTGAAAAATGCAGAAAGATTGTAGTCACATAAAATCAATTGGGATCTAATAAGTCCGCCATATAATACAGTGAATGGTTTAAGATAAGATCTACTAAATAGTATTGAATCAAATCTGTTTACCAATATAATCTGCAAGTGAAAGGTGAACAAATTAACAGAATAACTTTTGTTGATTTATAAGAAACAAACCCCCGCCAATTAAgtcttgaaaataattttaaattgtcgACAAAAATTGGATTAGTTTCTAAAAAACCTAGCTTTCATTTTATAGTTCAAAAGTTTATTAAACTGAAAGATATT from Drosophila takahashii strain IR98-3 E-12201 chromosome 2R, DtakHiC1v2, whole genome shotgun sequence encodes:
- the Dlip3 gene encoding uncharacterized protein Dlip3, which encodes MSRRSGNQDISSKSEKMQRYYAERETTGPEFDDRLIKLVRANPAIYDVSHPHYRRNPVRVDIWDRIANELGASSRFLQTKWKNIRYNYLQEVKAIETGQANPNVRKRRFTEDLSFLQNTAQTYNVKKSQSYVAPQNGAGSDNDSNSFLYPDPEHLKIDASEGYDIIELDNSEDGSNSDDNEIVPELQLVMEEPKTELSLQTTLNGTSSSNHSHEHDHVSSPASSPLLTPMVVMGNGYDQQEVHQAHQQPPSQQEQKQIKNSSLSNGEVTIEPIYKPAATRRTLPSDFLTNPFKRKATETPLQTQVTTPYSDPIELYCLSLVDTLRSMPRSERERVKFEFASILKDAKYKDEC
- the Spn55B gene encoding serine protease inhibitor 42Dd, which encodes MFDFNLEFARGGARFTTELFQLLSAGGLKENVVFSPFSIQTCIALAFAGSQGETADEIAKALHFVSNFPPEVAQTFQFVLEKYRNSNLLRVANKLYVQEGKQLKPDYQAAIKEQYHSEAESINFALSDAAAQAINAWVNAKTQGKITELVSADSFSDLTRLVLVNALHFKGSWAHKFNEERTEEDDFWVGEEEQVRVKYMNQKAKFNYGYFEDLGCTALEMPYQDSDLSMFVLLPQERTGIFALAEKLKSVNLVDLADKLTVEEVHVKFPKFKVDYSLELAEKLKQLGITKMFTDGAEFNNLLDSPEGVFVSNVLHKATIEVNEEGTEAAAATGMIMMTRMMTFPLQFQADRPFLYVIWNKKNILFAGAFVNAA